One part of the Thiomicrospira cyclica ALM1 genome encodes these proteins:
- the sdhC gene encoding succinate dehydrogenase, cytochrome b556 subunit: protein MRNPISQHPVHLKLTRIRFYPNALLSISHRISGAVLALCLIVGLILANAVLLAGLSTSYITQTVSGKLFILLTLSSLLFHWLSGVRHLIIDWWPAANHQVPQAWFSGWAVSLVFIFWAVGTGLLALALFFGGRGS from the coding sequence ATGCGTAATCCGATCAGCCAGCACCCGGTCCACCTCAAACTCACCCGCATTCGCTTTTACCCCAATGCGCTATTATCAATTAGCCATCGAATTAGCGGTGCGGTGTTAGCCTTGTGTTTAATAGTCGGGTTAATTTTGGCCAATGCCGTGTTATTGGCCGGCTTAAGTACTTCATATATCACACAAACTGTCAGCGGTAAGTTATTTATTTTATTAACATTATCTTCATTACTTTTTCATTGGTTAAGCGGAGTTCGTCACCTAATTATTGACTGGTGGCCAGCAGCGAATCATCAAGTTCCGCAGGCCTGGTTTAGTGGCTGGGCGGTGAGTTTGGTGTTTATTTTTTGGGCAGTCGGTACAGGATTACTGGCCTTAGCCTTGTTTTTTGGAGGGCGCGGCTCATGA
- the era gene encoding GTPase Era: MSEQQTPFKAGFAAVVGRPNVGKSTLMNELLGQKLSITSAKPQTTRHRIHGIFTAEDHQIVYVDTPGLHLGGEKSINRYMNRAARSAFNGVDVILFVVEAPKFTREDRAVAQQLAEAEVPVILLVNKIDKIKHKADMMPYLQLLGQAVKFDSLIPVSAFKKSGLDLIVKEVLKRLPEQPAIFPEDYITDRSTKFLLAEIVREKLMRSLGEEVPYGATVAIEQFEMDTEQDRWFVNALILVEREGQKRIVIGDKGERIKEMGRQARMDMVAMLEKRVHLELWVKVKQNWSDDDRALASLGYTDL, encoded by the coding sequence ATGAGCGAACAGCAAACACCTTTTAAAGCGGGTTTTGCCGCCGTTGTTGGCCGCCCAAATGTCGGCAAATCAACACTAATGAATGAGTTGTTGGGGCAGAAGCTGAGTATTACTTCGGCCAAACCGCAAACCACGCGCCACCGAATTCATGGCATTTTTACCGCCGAAGATCACCAAATTGTGTATGTTGATACCCCAGGGCTGCATTTGGGCGGCGAGAAATCGATTAACCGCTATATGAATCGTGCCGCTCGCAGTGCCTTTAATGGTGTTGATGTGATTTTGTTTGTTGTTGAAGCGCCGAAGTTTACCCGTGAAGATCGTGCCGTTGCCCAGCAGTTAGCCGAAGCCGAGGTGCCGGTGATTTTATTGGTGAACAAGATTGATAAGATTAAGCACAAGGCCGATATGATGCCCTATTTGCAACTGCTGGGACAGGCGGTGAAATTTGATAGCTTAATTCCGGTTTCGGCGTTTAAAAAAAGCGGCTTGGATTTGATTGTCAAAGAAGTGTTAAAACGCTTGCCAGAACAACCAGCGATTTTCCCGGAAGATTATATTACCGATCGTTCGACCAAGTTTTTGTTAGCCGAAATTGTGCGTGAAAAGTTAATGCGTTCATTGGGAGAAGAAGTTCCTTATGGTGCGACAGTAGCGATTGAGCAATTTGAAATGGACACCGAGCAAGACCGTTGGTTTGTTAATGCGTTGATTTTAGTCGAGCGTGAAGGCCAAAAACGGATTGTGATTGGCGATAAGGGCGAGCGCATTAAAGAGATGGGGCGTCAGGCCCGAATGGATATGGTGGCGATGCTTGAAAAACGTGTGCACCTGGAATTGTGGGTGAAGGTGAAGCAAAACTGGTCGGATGATGATCGCGCCTTAGCGAGTTTGGGTTATACCGATTTGTGA
- the recO gene encoding DNA repair protein RecO, giving the protein MSVIQQPAYVLHTRPYKETSLQVTLLMPQQGKRFATFRGVRQASKAARQKQAWLQPFQPLQVAWQASPSNQDWLMPSHLEAYGQVHWLSGEANLCGLYLNELLYNSLPLAQPCETLFVVYIETLQALSNQAKMDKISPATLNRAQQAWWLRRFEWYLLQELGYPLHTWLTEQTYGFVAGAAIDPQRPYRLRPQTLPELADHQAEVWDLPGAALLALLDEQAGSAGQIDLRLLAALKRVFRAHLDLFLAGRPLGSRQLLQTFLTTAKDTSS; this is encoded by the coding sequence GTGAGCGTCATTCAACAGCCGGCCTATGTATTACACACGCGGCCTTATAAGGAGACCAGTTTACAGGTCACTTTATTGATGCCTCAACAGGGCAAGCGGTTTGCCACTTTTCGGGGCGTGCGCCAAGCGTCTAAAGCCGCGCGCCAAAAGCAGGCCTGGTTACAGCCGTTTCAGCCGTTGCAGGTGGCGTGGCAAGCAAGTCCATCCAACCAGGACTGGTTAATGCCTAGCCATTTGGAGGCTTATGGTCAGGTGCATTGGCTGAGTGGTGAAGCCAATTTGTGTGGTTTGTATCTTAATGAGTTGTTATATAACTCTTTGCCACTGGCGCAACCTTGCGAAACCCTGTTTGTGGTCTATATCGAAACCTTACAGGCGCTGAGTAATCAAGCCAAAATGGATAAGATCAGCCCAGCGACCTTGAATCGCGCCCAGCAGGCCTGGTGGTTACGTCGTTTTGAGTGGTATTTATTACAAGAGCTGGGTTATCCCTTACACACTTGGTTGACTGAGCAAACGTATGGCTTTGTAGCGGGTGCGGCGATTGACCCGCAACGCCCGTATCGATTACGTCCGCAGACCTTACCCGAGCTTGCTGATCATCAAGCGGAAGTTTGGGATTTGCCTGGAGCCGCGTTGCTTGCTTTATTAGATGAGCAGGCGGGTAGTGCTGGGCAGATAGATTTGCGCTTGCTTGCCGCGCTGAAACGAGTGTTTCGTGCCCATCTGGATCTTTTTTTAGCCGGACGCCCGCTTGGGAGTCGGCAGTTATTACAAACCTTTTTAACGACTGCAAAGGATACGTCCTCATGA
- the infA gene encoding translation initiation factor IF-1, translated as MSKQDVIEFEGTVLETLPNTMFKVQLENGHEIIAHISGRMRKNYIRILAGDKVKVELTPYDLTKGRITYRGK; from the coding sequence ATGTCAAAACAAGATGTGATTGAATTTGAAGGTACGGTATTAGAAACACTACCGAATACCATGTTTAAAGTGCAATTGGAAAATGGTCACGAGATCATCGCCCACATTTCAGGCCGGATGCGTAAGAACTATATCCGCATTCTCGCCGGCGACAAGGTCAAAGTTGAATTAACGCCCTACGATCTTACCAAAGGTCGCATCACCTACCGCGGTAAATAA
- the rnc gene encoding ribonuclease III, giving the protein MAGQAERQFKLRQLSTRLGYSFQDETWLELALTHRSAGAKNNERLEFLGDSLVNFIIADLLFEQFTNLPEGDLSRIRAHLVKGETLAKLSRKLALSDMLTLGPGELKSGGYRRESILADALEAIIAAVYQDGGLQACRAFVERLYANKLCELDPQKVGKDPKTRLQEWLQAQQHPLPEYSIISVNGVAHAQVFTVACYVSPLNTKFEATDTSRRKAEQKAAEIALEALGQV; this is encoded by the coding sequence ATGGCGGGTCAAGCAGAACGCCAATTTAAATTACGTCAATTATCGACTCGGTTAGGCTATAGCTTCCAAGATGAAACTTGGTTGGAGCTGGCCTTAACCCATCGCAGTGCTGGGGCTAAAAATAACGAACGCTTAGAGTTTTTAGGCGACAGTTTGGTTAACTTTATAATTGCCGACTTGTTGTTTGAGCAGTTTACCAATTTACCCGAAGGGGATTTAAGCCGTATTCGTGCCCATTTGGTGAAAGGCGAAACCCTGGCCAAGCTTTCCAGAAAACTGGCTTTGAGTGATATGTTGACCTTGGGGCCGGGTGAGTTGAAAAGCGGCGGTTATCGACGCGAGTCGATTTTAGCCGATGCCTTAGAAGCGATTATTGCCGCGGTTTATCAAGATGGTGGTTTGCAGGCCTGCCGGGCGTTTGTGGAACGCTTGTATGCTAATAAGTTGTGTGAGTTAGACCCGCAAAAAGTCGGCAAAGACCCCAAAACTCGCTTGCAGGAATGGTTGCAAGCGCAACAGCATCCGCTACCGGAATATAGCATTATTAGTGTTAATGGTGTCGCCCACGCTCAGGTGTTTACCGTGGCTTGTTATGTGTCGCCATTGAATACCAAATTTGAAGCGACCGATACCAGTCGACGCAAGGCCGAGCAAAAAGCCGCAGAAATCGCCCTAGAGGCGTTAGGACAAGTATGA
- a CDS encoding succinate dehydrogenase iron-sulfur subunit: MKENSVLFKIQRYQPESAAEPAAQAAQPYWQEMTLDEAQISPGMMLLDALKLLREQDSTLSFRSSCQEGVCGSDAMQVNGRNRLSCITPLAELRQPIELMPVPGLPILRDLIVDMTLFFDRYAQANPTLNAGEFNPEQEHLQSPEDRAKLDGLYECILCACCSTSCPSFWWHPDQFLGPAALLAAERVVIDSRDIQPKQRLDALSDPYQLHRCRGIQQCTASCPKGLDPSRAIRQLKHQQWTQS; the protein is encoded by the coding sequence ATGAAAGAAAACTCAGTGCTGTTTAAAATTCAACGCTACCAACCCGAAAGTGCAGCCGAGCCAGCCGCACAAGCTGCACAACCCTACTGGCAAGAAATGACCCTGGATGAAGCACAAATCAGCCCCGGCATGATGCTCCTGGATGCACTCAAACTCTTGCGCGAACAAGACTCAACACTCAGCTTTCGTAGCTCCTGCCAAGAAGGCGTGTGCGGCTCGGATGCGATGCAGGTCAATGGGCGCAATCGCCTCAGTTGCATCACGCCACTGGCCGAATTACGCCAACCGATAGAACTAATGCCGGTACCAGGCCTGCCGATTCTGCGTGATTTAATTGTCGATATGACGCTGTTTTTTGATCGCTACGCCCAAGCCAATCCCACCCTAAATGCTGGTGAATTTAATCCCGAACAGGAGCATCTACAAAGCCCGGAAGATCGGGCCAAACTCGATGGTCTTTATGAATGTATCCTTTGCGCCTGTTGCAGTACCAGTTGCCCGTCGTTTTGGTGGCATCCCGATCAGTTTTTGGGACCCGCCGCGCTGTTAGCCGCCGAACGGGTAGTGATAGATTCACGTGATATTCAACCCAAACAACGACTCGACGCCCTCAGCGATCCCTATCAATTGCATCGTTGTCGGGGGATTCAGCAATGCACCGCCAGTTGTCCAAAAGGCCTCGACCCGAGTCGCGCGATTCGTCAACTCAAACACCAACAATGGACGCAATCCTAA
- the lepB gene encoding signal peptidase I: MNFELILVLVTVITGVLVLIDRMVWKKKREHSAVTQNVPIVIEYARSLFPVFLIVLVLRSFMIEPFRIPSGSMYPTLEIGDFIVVNKYSYGVRLPVLQSRVIPVGDPQRGDVAVFRYPLDPNVDYIKRIVGVPGDRITYVDKELFINGEPVPQEPIGRYIGLNSGSVMTGARHLRETLPDGRSYEILIDPDRRGMNVYDVVVPEGYYFAMGDNRDHSADSRSWGLVSEEFLKGRAFAIWMNWDQGLQWNRIGRGIE; this comes from the coding sequence ATGAATTTTGAATTAATTTTAGTCTTAGTGACCGTTATCACCGGGGTGCTGGTGTTGATTGATCGGATGGTGTGGAAGAAAAAACGTGAGCACTCGGCGGTTACCCAAAATGTACCGATTGTGATTGAGTATGCACGTTCGTTGTTTCCGGTTTTTTTAATTGTGTTGGTGTTGCGTTCTTTTATGATCGAGCCGTTTCGGATTCCATCCGGTTCGATGTATCCGACCTTAGAAATTGGTGACTTTATTGTGGTCAACAAATATTCCTATGGGGTGCGTTTGCCGGTGTTGCAAAGCCGAGTGATTCCAGTTGGTGATCCGCAGCGTGGTGATGTGGCTGTGTTCCGTTATCCGCTGGACCCGAATGTCGATTATATTAAACGGATTGTTGGGGTGCCGGGCGATCGCATTACCTATGTGGATAAGGAGTTATTTATTAATGGTGAGCCGGTGCCACAAGAACCGATTGGACGCTACATCGGTTTAAATTCGGGTTCGGTGATGACCGGGGCACGCCATTTGCGTGAAACTCTGCCGGATGGTCGCAGTTATGAGATTTTGATTGATCCAGATCGTCGTGGTATGAATGTCTATGATGTGGTGGTACCGGAAGGTTATTATTTTGCGATGGGCGATAACCGGGATCACAGTGCCGATAGCCGCAGTTGGGGCTTGGTGTCTGAAGAGTTTTTGAAAGGCCGTGCCTTTGCGATATGGATGAATTGGGATCAGGGTTTGCAATGGAATCGTATTGGGCGAGGGATTGAGTAA
- the sdhA gene encoding succinate dehydrogenase flavoprotein subunit, translating to MPHSVADDTCPPLHRHRYDVLIVGAGGAGLRAALELQRAGKQVALISKVYPTRSHTVAAQGGINAALGNISEDNWHWHMFDTIKGSDYLGDQDAIEYMCQQAPRIVRELEHFGVPFSRLDDGKIYQRPFGGQSQHFGQSQATRTCAVADRTGHAILHTLYQQNLAAGTQIFSEFFSLDLILEDQRVVGLVALEIATGQWHQFQADAVLLATGGAGQIYRTNTNASINTGDGLAMVLRAGLPLMDMEFWQFHPTGVAGRGMLISEAARGEGGILRNGLGDAFMANYAPKVKDLASRDIVSRAIATEIHQGRGCGPNKDYIELDLTHLDAELIKQKLPGIREISLTFTGIDPITQPIPIHPSCHYMMGGIPTNLHGQVMTQVTSDANGENQPVAGLYAIGECACVSVHGANRLGGNSLLDIVVFGKAAAEHILNQTETRTETAAPAKLSNLTIPESIIARMAAYQADKPKTNSGDNHDSVVTFKRDLQKIMQRHCGVFRDQTTLVAARSKLAELEQRLLSLPLHDPAQAFNLERIQAFECENLLAVAWATLESAIARTESRGAHARDDFPDRDDQAWLVHLLFFNQPERRLSQKPVQQQPKTVAAFPPIKRVY from the coding sequence ATGCCCCATTCAGTCGCCGATGACACTTGCCCGCCGCTACACCGGCATCGTTATGATGTGCTCATTGTCGGTGCCGGCGGTGCCGGATTACGCGCCGCCCTCGAACTCCAGCGTGCTGGTAAACAGGTCGCACTGATTTCCAAAGTCTATCCCACCCGCTCGCACACCGTGGCGGCACAGGGGGGTATTAATGCGGCCTTAGGTAATATCAGCGAAGACAACTGGCACTGGCATATGTTCGATACCATCAAAGGCAGTGATTATTTGGGCGACCAGGATGCGATTGAATACATGTGCCAACAAGCACCGCGAATCGTGCGCGAACTCGAGCACTTTGGTGTGCCTTTTTCGCGGCTCGACGACGGTAAAATTTACCAGCGTCCGTTTGGTGGACAAAGCCAGCATTTTGGTCAAAGCCAAGCGACCCGAACCTGCGCGGTGGCTGACCGCACCGGCCATGCTATTTTGCACACGTTGTATCAGCAAAACCTAGCCGCTGGCACCCAAATTTTCAGTGAATTTTTCAGCCTGGATTTAATCCTCGAAGATCAACGTGTGGTGGGTTTGGTGGCACTGGAGATTGCTACCGGCCAGTGGCATCAGTTTCAAGCCGATGCGGTATTACTGGCTACCGGTGGTGCGGGTCAAATTTATCGCACTAACACCAACGCCAGCATTAATACCGGCGATGGCCTAGCGATGGTGTTACGCGCCGGCCTGCCGCTGATGGATATGGAGTTTTGGCAATTCCACCCCACCGGTGTAGCCGGTCGCGGTATGCTGATTTCTGAAGCGGCACGAGGTGAAGGCGGTATTTTGCGCAACGGATTGGGCGACGCCTTTATGGCCAACTACGCCCCCAAGGTCAAGGATCTCGCCTCGCGTGATATCGTTTCTCGGGCGATTGCCACTGAAATCCACCAAGGTCGCGGTTGTGGCCCTAACAAAGACTATATTGAATTGGATCTCACCCACCTCGATGCCGAGCTGATTAAACAAAAACTGCCCGGCATTCGGGAGATCAGCCTCACCTTTACTGGCATCGACCCGATTACCCAACCCATCCCGATTCACCCGTCTTGCCACTATATGATGGGCGGCATTCCGACCAATTTGCATGGCCAGGTGATGACTCAGGTGACAAGTGATGCGAACGGCGAAAACCAGCCAGTTGCGGGGCTCTATGCGATTGGCGAATGTGCCTGTGTGTCGGTGCATGGTGCCAATCGCCTCGGGGGCAACTCGCTGCTGGATATCGTGGTATTTGGCAAAGCCGCCGCCGAACATATTCTGAATCAAACTGAAACTCGAACCGAAACAGCCGCACCGGCTAAGCTCTCTAACCTAACAATACCCGAGTCAATCATCGCGCGCATGGCGGCTTATCAAGCAGACAAGCCCAAAACCAACAGCGGTGATAATCACGACTCGGTGGTCACCTTTAAACGCGACTTGCAAAAGATTATGCAACGCCATTGCGGAGTATTTCGAGACCAGACAACCCTAGTTGCCGCGCGATCCAAACTGGCTGAACTCGAACAACGGCTGCTATCCTTGCCGCTACACGACCCAGCACAGGCGTTTAATCTCGAACGTATCCAAGCCTTTGAGTGTGAAAATCTGCTCGCCGTGGCCTGGGCCACCTTAGAAAGTGCCATTGCCCGCACCGAAAGTCGCGGTGCCCATGCGCGTGATGACTTCCCCGACCGCGATGACCAGGCCTGGTTAGTCCATTTACTGTTTTTTAATCAGCCCGAACGCCGTCTCAGTCAAAAACCGGTGCAACAGCAACCCAAAACGGTTGCAGCGTTTCCGCCGATTAAACGGGTGTATTAA
- the pdxJ gene encoding pyridoxine 5'-phosphate synthase, whose translation MNATLTPVLNPIFLGLNIDHVATLRQARGTRYPDPVKAALDAEMAGADSITLHLREDRRHIQDADVYRLKACLQTKMNLEMAVTEEMLAIACDVQPEDVCLVPEKREELTTEGGLDVAGQQAWLTEACDRLAQAGCRVSLFIDADETQIRAAKAVGAPVIELHTGRYADLPTAAERAQELIRIRDAAEFAHGLGLVVNAGHGLHYHNVEAIAQIACIEELNIGHAIVAQAIFSGLPEAVREMKRLMRDARAAI comes from the coding sequence ATGAATGCGACTTTAACCCCGGTTTTAAATCCCATCTTCCTTGGCTTAAATATTGACCATGTGGCCACCTTGCGCCAAGCCCGTGGCACCCGTTATCCTGATCCGGTTAAAGCCGCTTTAGATGCTGAAATGGCTGGGGCGGATAGCATTACCTTGCATTTGCGTGAAGATCGCCGTCATATTCAGGATGCTGATGTTTATCGCTTAAAAGCTTGCTTGCAAACTAAGATGAACTTGGAGATGGCGGTTACCGAAGAAATGCTGGCCATTGCTTGTGATGTGCAACCGGAAGATGTGTGCCTAGTACCGGAAAAGCGCGAGGAATTAACCACTGAGGGTGGTTTGGATGTGGCGGGTCAGCAGGCCTGGTTAACTGAGGCGTGTGACCGCTTAGCGCAAGCCGGTTGTCGGGTGTCGTTATTTATTGATGCTGATGAAACTCAGATTCGTGCCGCTAAGGCAGTAGGGGCACCAGTAATTGAATTGCATACCGGTCGTTATGCTGATTTACCAACCGCCGCAGAGCGAGCGCAGGAACTGATCCGCATTCGTGATGCGGCCGAGTTTGCGCATGGGTTAGGTTTGGTGGTCAACGCCGGTCATGGCTTGCATTATCATAATGTCGAGGCTATTGCACAGATTGCTTGTATCGAGGAATTGAATATTGGTCATGCGATTGTGGCACAGGCGATTTTTAGCGGCTTGCCCGAAGCGGTGCGCGAAATGAAGCGTTTAATGCGTGATGCGAGAGCGGCAATTTGA
- the acpS gene encoding holo-ACP synthase, whose protein sequence is MIKGIGTDLVELARIEQLMARQGDAFAKRLLAEAEWDDYQACLRLSEQHSHSVQQVKFLAKRWAFKEALAKALGTGIAQGISFKQLMLGHDDLGKPMASLTGAALARAEDLGISDWQVSISDERHYAVAFVIGQGD, encoded by the coding sequence TTGATCAAAGGTATCGGTACCGATTTGGTAGAGCTGGCGCGGATTGAGCAATTAATGGCACGTCAGGGTGATGCCTTTGCCAAACGCTTGTTAGCCGAGGCCGAATGGGACGATTACCAGGCCTGCTTAAGGCTTTCTGAACAGCATTCGCATTCGGTGCAACAGGTCAAGTTTTTAGCGAAACGTTGGGCGTTTAAAGAGGCGTTGGCTAAGGCCTTAGGTACAGGTATTGCACAGGGCATTAGTTTTAAGCAGCTGATGTTAGGTCATGATGATTTGGGTAAGCCGATGGCTAGTTTAACCGGTGCGGCGTTAGCGCGAGCTGAAGATTTGGGGATTAGTGATTGGCAGGTGTCAATCAGTGACGAACGCCACTATGCGGTGGCGTTTGTGATTGGACAAGGCGATTAA
- the sdhD gene encoding succinate dehydrogenase, hydrophobic membrane anchor protein: protein MTKIWPNGKWSYLWQQLSATYLLLFFPGFIWLIWPLLMGQSEQPMQPGLLLVSSLIALGLILIHSWIGLRDILIDYCPARHLQLALKLYTGIFSLLLLNIISLLLILLLR from the coding sequence ATGACTAAAATCTGGCCGAATGGCAAGTGGAGTTATCTCTGGCAACAACTCAGCGCCACGTATTTACTGCTATTTTTCCCGGGCTTTATTTGGCTAATTTGGCCACTGCTTATGGGGCAAAGCGAGCAACCTATGCAACCAGGCCTGCTGTTGGTCAGCAGTCTTATCGCTTTAGGGCTGATTCTTATTCACAGCTGGATTGGCTTGCGCGATATTCTGATCGACTACTGCCCGGCTCGCCATTTGCAGCTGGCACTCAAACTCTACACTGGGATATTTAGCCTACTGCTGCTAAATATCATAAGCCTGCTGCTTATTTTACTACTTCGTTAA
- the lepA gene encoding translation elongation factor 4, whose product MSQPLSHIRNFSIIAHIDHGKSTIADRFIQHCGGLTEREMDKQVLDSMDIERERGITIKAQSVTLLYKANNGETYQLNFIDTPGHVDFSYEVSRSLAACEGALLVVDASQGVEAQTVANCYTAIEQDLEVIPVLNKIDLPAAEPERVKLEIEEIVGIDASEAVSASAKAGIGIVETLEELIKKVPAPVGDLDAPFKALIIDSWFDNYLGVVSLVRVIDGKIAKKTKMRVMSTGDDYEVTDVGIFTPKRSPQAFLGAGEVGYVIAGIKDIDGAPVGDTLTDAKNPVAERLPGFKPVQPRVFAGLFPISSEDYEDLREALRKLRLNDAALNFEPETSEALGFGFRCGFLGMLHMEIIQERLEREYNLDLISTAPTVVYELLTKKDEVLKIDNPSELPDVATIAEIREPIIQANILVPQEYIGAVMKLCIDKRGVQKAMSYAGNQISISFELPLNEVVLDFFDRLKSNTRGYASMDYEFKRFQADDLVKVDFLINGEPVDALAVITHRSMAVTRGKEMIEKLKDIIPRQMFEVAIQAAIGGKVIGRTNVKAMRKNVLAKCYGGDVSRKKKLLEKQKEGKKRMKTIGRIELPQEAFMAVLNTGGSDK is encoded by the coding sequence ATGTCGCAACCCTTATCTCATATTCGTAATTTTTCGATTATCGCCCACATTGACCATGGCAAATCGACCATTGCTGATCGTTTTATTCAGCATTGTGGTGGCTTAACGGAACGCGAAATGGATAAGCAGGTGTTGGATTCGATGGATATTGAGCGCGAACGCGGCATTACCATTAAAGCCCAAAGTGTGACCTTGTTATATAAAGCTAATAATGGTGAAACCTACCAGCTGAATTTTATCGATACGCCCGGCCACGTCGACTTTTCTTATGAGGTATCGCGTTCGTTAGCGGCCTGTGAGGGGGCGTTGTTGGTGGTGGATGCCTCGCAAGGGGTGGAGGCGCAAACGGTTGCCAACTGTTATACCGCCATTGAGCAAGACCTTGAGGTGATTCCGGTATTAAACAAGATTGACTTGCCAGCGGCAGAGCCGGAGCGGGTGAAGCTAGAAATTGAAGAAATTGTTGGTATTGATGCTTCGGAAGCGGTATCGGCCAGTGCCAAGGCGGGTATTGGTATTGTTGAAACCTTGGAAGAGTTGATTAAAAAAGTGCCGGCACCGGTGGGTGATTTAGACGCACCGTTTAAGGCGCTGATTATTGATTCTTGGTTTGATAATTATTTGGGTGTGGTGTCGTTGGTGCGGGTGATTGATGGCAAGATTGCCAAGAAAACCAAAATGCGCGTGATGTCGACCGGTGATGATTATGAAGTGACCGATGTGGGCATTTTCACGCCTAAGCGCAGTCCACAAGCGTTTTTGGGTGCCGGTGAAGTGGGTTATGTGATTGCCGGGATTAAAGACATCGATGGCGCGCCGGTGGGCGATACCTTAACCGATGCCAAAAATCCGGTTGCCGAGCGTTTGCCTGGTTTTAAGCCGGTACAGCCACGCGTATTTGCCGGTTTGTTTCCGATAAGTTCGGAAGATTATGAGGATTTACGTGAGGCCTTGCGTAAATTACGTTTGAATGATGCGGCGCTCAACTTTGAACCTGAAACCTCTGAGGCCTTGGGCTTTGGTTTCCGTTGCGGCTTTTTGGGGATGCTGCACATGGAAATTATCCAGGAGCGTTTAGAGCGCGAATATAACTTGGATTTGATTAGTACGGCGCCGACGGTGGTTTATGAGTTGTTGACCAAAAAAGATGAAGTATTGAAGATTGATAACCCGTCCGAATTGCCGGATGTGGCTACCATTGCTGAGATTCGTGAACCGATTATTCAAGCCAATATTTTGGTGCCGCAAGAGTATATCGGTGCGGTGATGAAATTGTGCATTGATAAGCGCGGTGTGCAAAAAGCTATGAGCTATGCCGGTAACCAAATTTCGATTAGTTTTGAGTTGCCCTTAAACGAGGTGGTGTTAGACTTTTTTGACCGTTTAAAATCCAATACCCGTGGTTATGCGTCGATGGATTATGAGTTTAAGCGTTTCCAAGCCGATGATTTGGTGAAGGTAGACTTTTTAATTAACGGCGAGCCGGTCGATGCTTTGGCGGTAATTACGCACCGTTCGATGGCGGTGACTCGCGGTAAAGAAATGATTGAAAAGCTCAAGGACATTATCCCACGCCAAATGTTTGAAGTGGCGATTCAGGCGGCGATTGGTGGTAAGGTGATTGGTCGTACCAATGTGAAAGCGATGCGTAAAAACGTGTTGGCCAAGTGTTATGGTGGCGATGTGTCGCGCAAAAAGAAATTGCTCGAGAAGCAGAAAGAAGGCAAGAAGCGTATGAAGACGATAGGGCGCATTGAGTTGCCGCAAGAAGCCTTTATGGCGGTGTTAAATACCGGAGGCAGTGATAAATAA
- a CDS encoding succinate dehydrogenase assembly factor 2, whose translation MNDTWRQLALAARRGNAEAEQLLAPFIDQLRHHPQQLAVQAETLAGLLAQEEQDLLIWLLDPGKAPAHWQALLTQIRRCYQQRLNSQQ comes from the coding sequence ATGAACGACACCTGGCGTCAACTGGCGCTAGCCGCCCGCCGTGGCAATGCCGAAGCCGAACAACTTCTCGCCCCATTTATTGACCAATTACGCCACCATCCGCAACAACTTGCGGTACAGGCTGAAACTCTTGCAGGCCTGCTGGCGCAGGAGGAACAAGACCTACTGATTTGGCTGCTAGATCCCGGCAAAGCGCCTGCCCACTGGCAAGCCCTCTTGACCCAGATTCGCCGGTGTTATCAACAAAGGCTAAATAGTCAACAATAA